A DNA window from Vigna angularis cultivar LongXiaoDou No.4 chromosome 1, ASM1680809v1, whole genome shotgun sequence contains the following coding sequences:
- the LOC108341855 gene encoding blue copper protein: MQLRERFFDLFHGLASFYIFNNQQGLRHRKHTQNKQHMMMGRSRNVAILVVITVMLLKTTEAEDYEVGGTTGWTSFPPGGASFYSKWASNFTFKVNDTLVFNFESGSHSVVELSNANYENCGVDNNIKSFNTGPARVILTGPGEFYFSCPFSGHCSSGQKVSVTVEASSPSPSASGSDSTKRAPSPQTHSTDIAPPPHGSATPLASTFSLFIITIIVNFLSQF, encoded by the exons ATGCAATTACGAGAACGTTTCTTCGATCTCTTCCATGGGTTAGCCAGTTTCTATATATTCAATAATCAACAGGGATTGAGGCACAGAAAACAtacacaaaacaaacaacatATGATGATGGGTCGATCAAGGAATGTGGCAATTCTTGTAGTAATAACTGTAATGTTACTAAAGACCACAGAAGCTGAAGATTACGAGGTGGGAGGTACCACAGGTTGGACAAGCTTTCCTCCAGGAGGTGCTTCTTTCTATTCCAAATGGGCTTCCAATTTTACATTCAAAGTAAATGACACTCTAG TGTTCAACTTCGAGTCTGGAAGCCACAGTGTGGTGGAACTTTCGAATGCTAACTATGAAAACTGTGGAGTCGACAACAATATCAAAAGCTTTAATACAGGGCCAGCTAGAGTTATCCTCACAGGTCCAGGGGAATTCTACTTTTCCTGCCCCTTTTCAGGCCATTGCAGCAGTGGCCAAAAGGTAAGCGTTACAGTTGAAGCTTCTTCACCTTCTCCTTCTGCATCTGGTTCAGATTCCACTAAAAGAGCCCCATCACCCCAAACTCATTCCACTGATATAGCCCCTCCACCACACGGCTCAGCCACCCCTCTGGCTTCTACCTTCTCTCTGTTCATCATCACCATTATAGTCAATTTTCTGTCTCAATTTTAG